CTGTTCTAGTACATCAAATCCATCTATGACGTAACCAAAGGCAGCATTCCTCCCGTCAATTAAATTTCGACCTGCAGGATTTAATTCTGCTTCATATAAAAAGAAGAAAAATTGCGATGAGCCATCATCAACTGAGGTATTGGAATGGGACCATCCTAGAGTGCCAAGTGTTGCAAAAGGTAATGTTGGGGTCTCTGTGTACAGACCTAAATCTTCAAAAGTTTGATTATAAAAAGTATCTTTTTGATCAGGAATTCTAATTTCTAATGGAACGTGACGTTCTTCGTTTGTTTCAGGATCTATATATCCAATAGCTTCACCAATAGGATCACCTGTTTGCAATACAAAAAATTCTTCTGCTCTGTTAATAGGTAAATCTTTGTAGAAGTTTTTTGAAGCTAAATCTACAAATGCTCCCGCTGTAAGTGGAGCGTTGAATCCATCCACAATAGCTTGCATATCTCCTTTGGAGGTCTTTATATTGACTTTTGCTCTGCCCAGTAATCTTGGTAAATTATCAAACTCCTTGGGAATAGCGTAGGGAAATTCATTTGGCAGAAAATATTCTTCTAATCCACCTATTTTATCTAAAGCATTTCTGCGGGTCGCTATAAATGAGTATTTATCCTTTGATTTTGAATATTCTTGAAGACTATCAAAATTTTCTTTTAGTTCTAAAAATGTTTGTTCAGCAATTTTCTTATTATCGTTTGGTAATTCTTGAATAATCCGGCTTTGGTATTTTTTTAGTAAAGATTGACATTTTGTAACAGTTTTCGTAAGGGCGGGCCATCTTCCTCCTCTTACAAGGTCACTAGTTTCTTCCAATTTGTGTTGAATTTCTTGTAACTCAACTTGCTTGATAGGTAGTGCGTTCCTGAGGATTGCACTAGGGTCTTTTACTGCATTTCCAGTGGGCAAATCAGCCAGTACTTCAATCGGTTTAAAGAGAAAAACCTCAAAAATTATGATTAATAGAATTAATAAAAGTTTGTTCTGATTTGATAAGAATTTTTGCATAGCACTCTTGCAGGTTTATGATCCATGAGGATTTAATACAGGAATGATTTCCAGTAACGATTTTCGCACAGGTACCACCATCGAATTAGATGGACAAGTTTGGCGTGTTGTAGAATTTCTACATGTCAAGCCTGGTAAGGGTTCTGCTTTCGTGCGAACAAAATTAAAATCAGTTCAAAGCGGCAACGTGGTTGAAAAAACTTTTCGAGCCGGAGAATCTGTACAACAGGCTATCCTTGAGAAGTCTAACCTGCAACATACTTATGTGGAGTCTGAAGATTATGTTTTTATGGATATGACAAGTTTTGAAGAGACAAGACTTTCCTCTGAACAAATAGGTAAAGGCGCTAAGTATTTGAAAGAGGGAATGGAGGTTAATGTAATTTTCCACAATGGTAGAGTTTTAGAGGTAGAACTTCCAATATCTATCACTTTGAAAGTAACAGAGACTGATCCTGGAGTTAAAGGTGATACTGCTAGTGGGGGTACGAAACCAGCTATCCTAGAAACAGGTGCTCAAGTTATGGTTCCTTTATTTATTTCAGTAGGTGAAATGATTAAAGTTGACACTCGTAATGATAGTTATCTTGGACGTGAAAATTAATGGCTATGAAATTAGATCATGAAGACTTAAATCGCCTAATAGAGAAAATCTCTACAAGCGATATTCAAGAATTCTCGCTTGAGGGAGAAGATTTTAAGCTAGAAATAAAAAGAAATTTATTTGATCAAAACCAAGTTACTAATAATTTAGTTTCTAATACTTCGTTTGATAAGCAAAAAATTGTTAATCAAAAATCCATCAATGATAATGCTTCAATAGTTAGCGAACCTGAAGTACAACAGGTAGCCCCTCCTGGGCGTTCA
This sequence is a window from Prochlorococcus marinus XMU1419. Protein-coding genes within it:
- a CDS encoding peptidylprolyl isomerase, yielding MQKFLSNQNKLLLILLIIIFEVFLFKPIEVLADLPTGNAVKDPSAILRNALPIKQVELQEIQHKLEETSDLVRGGRWPALTKTVTKCQSLLKKYQSRIIQELPNDNKKIAEQTFLELKENFDSLQEYSKSKDKYSFIATRRNALDKIGGLEEYFLPNEFPYAIPKEFDNLPRLLGRAKVNIKTSKGDMQAIVDGFNAPLTAGAFVDLASKNFYKDLPINRAEEFFVLQTGDPIGEAIGYIDPETNEERHVPLEIRIPDQKDTFYNQTFEDLGLYTETPTLPFATLGTLGWSHSNTSVDDGSSQFFFFLYEAELNPAGRNLIDGRNAAFGYVIDGFDVLEQLSKDDTIISVDVLEGIENLKLNA
- the accB gene encoding acetyl-CoA carboxylase biotin carboxyl carrier protein; the encoded protein is MAMKLDHEDLNRLIEKISTSDIQEFSLEGEDFKLEIKRNLFDQNQVTNNLVSNTSFDKQKIVNQKSINDNASIVSEPEVQQVAPPGRSGLTEITSPMVGTFYRAAAPGEDPFVEVGNKVNVGQTICILEAMKLMNEIESEFNAEIVEILVENGTPVEFGQVLMRVKQF
- the efp gene encoding elongation factor P is translated as MISSNDFRTGTTIELDGQVWRVVEFLHVKPGKGSAFVRTKLKSVQSGNVVEKTFRAGESVQQAILEKSNLQHTYVESEDYVFMDMTSFEETRLSSEQIGKGAKYLKEGMEVNVIFHNGRVLEVELPISITLKVTETDPGVKGDTASGGTKPAILETGAQVMVPLFISVGEMIKVDTRNDSYLGREN